Proteins encoded in a region of the Quercus lobata isolate SW786 chromosome 8, ValleyOak3.0 Primary Assembly, whole genome shotgun sequence genome:
- the LOC115955984 gene encoding ABC transporter G family member 28-like isoform X5 gives MCSAAELKFYFNSFFERSGSTNYLKPNKNCNLTSWVEGCEPGWACSVGSNQKVNLNESKVIPARTLNCQACCEGFFCPHGLTCMIPCPLGSYCPLATLNKTTGVCEPYLYQLPPGNPNHTCGGANIWADVGSSSELFCSAGSYCPSTTSRQTCTSGHYCRMGSTSEKSCFKLTSCNPNSANQNIQAYGIMLLAALSTLLLILYNCSDQVLTARERRLAKSREAAARSARETAKARQRWRSAKDAAKKHVSGLQAHLSHTFSRKKDAKDPEKLKILDRVISDIDDDPLPPPHPSMSATHLPSRENKKEPSELMQIMHEIEDNPDNYQGISIETGDMSSHVNVPKGKQTHTQIFKYAYAQLEKERAQQQENEKLTFSGIVNLATHPETRKRPLIEISFKDLTLTLKAKNKHLLRCVTGKIKPGRIAAVMGPSGAGKTTFLSAVAGKAIGCRMTGLIHINGSNDSIHSYKKIIGFVPQDDIVHGNLTVEENLWFSAKCRLPTYLSKPDKVLVVERVIEFLGLQTVRASLVGTVEKRGISGGQRKRVNVGLEMVMEPSLLILDEPTSGLDSASSHQLLRALRREALEGVNICMVVHQPSYALFKMFDDLILLAKGGLTAYHGPVKKVEEYFAGLGINIPERINPPDYFIDILEGIVMPGGSSGVSHEDLPVCWMLHNGYSIPPDMKQNAARLARSSIDVIPANELNHAGAGTEENSFAGELWQGMKSNVELQRDKIRLNFLKSKDLTTRRTPGVLQQYRYFLGRVGKQRLRETRILAMDYLILLLAGACLGSLVKVSDQTFGADAYTYTIIAVSLLCKIAALRSFSLDKLHYWRESASGMSSLAYFLSKDTIDHFNTVIKPAVYLSMFYFFTNPRSTFADNYFVLFCLVYCVTGIAYVLAIVFEPGTAQLWSVLLPVVLTLIATQPKDSEFMKILTNLCYPKWALEGFIIANSERYYGVWLITRCGSLLKSGYNLHHWSLCLAILILIGIFSRVIAFFCMLIFQKK, from the exons ATGTGTTCAGCAgcagaattgaagttttacttCAATAGTTTCTTTGAAAGATCTGGGAGTACCAATTACTTGAAACCTAATAAGAACTGTAATTTAACCTCATGGGTAGAAGGCTGTGAGCCGGGATGGGCTTGTAGTGTTGGCTCAAATCAGAAGGTTAACCTAAACGAGTCAAAGGTCATCCCCGCAAGAACACTCAACTGTCAGGCTTGTTGTGAAGGTTTCTTCTGCCCTCATGGTCTTACCTGCATGATTC CTTGCCCATTAGGTTCCTATTGTCCCCTTGCAACTCTCAACAAAACTACTGGTGTATGTGAACC ATATCTATACCAACTACCTCCAGGGAATCCAAACCATACCTGTGGAGGAGCAAATATTTGGGCTGATGTTGGTAGTAGCAGTGAGTTATTCTGTTCAGCTGGATCATATTGTCCAAGTACCACCAGCAGACAGACTTGCACTAGTGG ACATTACTGCAGGATGGGTTCTACATCTGAGAAAA GCTGCTTTAAGTTGACTTCTTGTAATCCAAACTCTGCAAACCAAAATATTCAAGCATATGGAATAATGTTGTTA GCTGCTTTAAGTACTCTGCTACTCATCCTTTACAACTGTTCTGACCAAGTTCTAACGGCCAGGGAAAGGAGACTAGCCAAATCCAGAGAAGCAGCAGCCAGAAGTGCAAGGGAGACAGCAAAAGCACGTCAGAGGTGGAGATCAGCAAAAGATGCTGCAAAGAAGCATGTAAGTGGATTGCAAGCTCATCTATCACACACATTTTCTCGTAAAAAAGATGCAAAGGATCCCGAGAAACTTAAGATTTTGGATCGAGTTATATCTGACATAGATGATGATCCATTACCACCTCCACATCCAAGTATGTCAGCTACCCATCTACCctcaagagaaaataaaaaggaaccCAGTGAGCTCATGCAGATAATGCATGAAATTGAAGATAACCCTGATAATTATCAAGGTATAAGTATTGAAACTGGGGATATGAGTTCTCATGTAAATGTGCCAAAGGGAAAACAAACTCATACCCAAATTTTTAAGTATGCATATGCTCAacttgagaaagagagagctcaGCAGCAAGAGAACGAGAAACTTACCTTCTCAGGAATAGTTAATTTGGCTACTCATCCAGAAACCAGGAAAAGGCCTCTGATTGAGATTTCTTTCAAAGATCTGACCCTTACCTTGAAAGCAAAAAATAAGCATCTATTGAGATGTGTTACTGGGAAAATTAAGCCTGGCCGCATTGCTGCTGTCATGGGTCCATCTGGGGCTGGAAAAACAACATTTCTTTCTGCTGTAGCAGGAAAGGCAATTGGATGCAGGATGACTGGTTTAATTCATATAAATGGAAGTAACGATTCAATCCACTCATATAAGAAAATCATTGGTTTTGTGCCACAAGATGATATTGTACATGGAAACTTGACAGTGGAAGAGAATCTCTGGTTCAGTGCAAAGTGCAG ACTACCCACTTACTTGTCAAAACCGGATAAAGTTCTAGTTGTTGAAAGAGTTATTGAGTTCTTGGGGCTTCAGACAGTGCGGGCATCGTTGGTTGGAACAGTGGAAAAGCGAGGAATATCTGGGGGCCAGAGAAAGAGAGTAAATGTTGGATTGGAAATGGTCATGGAACCTTCACTATTGATCTTAGATGAACCCACATCTGGTTTGGACAGTGCATCATCTCATCAACTTCTTAGAGCACTTCGACGTGAAGCACTTGAAGGGGTAAATATCTGTATGGTGGTTCACCAACCAAG CTATGCCTTGTTCAAGATGTTTGATGATTTGATACTTCTGGCAAAAGGTGGTCTTACAGCCTATCATGGACCAGTGAAGAAAGTTGAAGAATACTTTGCTGGCCTTGGGATCAATATCCCAGAGCGAATAAATCCTCCAGACTATTTCATTGACATTTTGGAGGGTATAGTGATGCCAGGTGGCAGCTCAGGAGTTAGTCATGAAGATCTACCTGTCTGTTGGATGCTTCATAATGGGTATTCAATACCCCCTGATATGAAGCAGAATGCTGCAAGACTTGCTAGGTCTTCAATAGATGTAATTCCAGCTAATGAACTCAATCATGCTGGTGCTGGAACGGAGGAAAATTCTTTTGCTGGAGAGTTATGGCAAGGAATGAAAAGCAATGTGGAGCTGCAGCGGGATAAGATACgacttaattttttgaagtccAAGGACTTAACAACGAGGAGAACTCCAGGTGTATTGCAGCAATACAGATACTTTCTTGGAAG GGTTGGTAAGCAGCGATTACGGGAAACTAGAATACTGGCAATGGATTATCTAATCTTATTACTTGCTGGAGCTTGCTTAGGATCACTTGTTAAAGTGAGCGATCAAACCTTTGGTGCAGATGCTTATACTTATACCATAATTGCAGTTT CTCTTCTATGCAAAATTGCGGCTTTGAGATCATTCTCCCTGGACAAATTACACTACTGGAGAGAGAGTGCTTCTGGCATGAGCAGCTTGGCTTATTTTCTCTCTAAGGATACAATTGACCATTTTAATACAGTGATCAAGCCTGCTGTATATCTctctatgttttattttttcacgAACCCAAGATCTACCTTTGCAGATAATTACTTTGTCTTGTTCTGCCTTGTGTATTGTGTAACTGGTATAGCCTACGTGTTGGCCATAGTTTTCGAACCTGGTACAGCCCAGCTG TGGTCAGTTCTTCTTCCAGTTGTTTTGACTCTCATCGCCACACAGCCAAAAGATAGTGAATTTATGAAGATTTTAACTAATCTATGCTACCCTAAGTGGGCTTTGGAGGGATTCATTATTGCAAATTCTGAAAG GTATTATGGAGTGTGGCTGATAACTAGGTGTGGTTCACTTCTAAAAAGTGGTTATAACCTTCATCATTGGAGTCTATGTTTAGCCATCCTTATCCTAATTGGAATTTTTAGTCGTGTGATAGCATTTTTTTGTATGCTGATCTTCCAAAAGAAATGA